One Ranitomeya variabilis isolate aRanVar5 chromosome 5, aRanVar5.hap1, whole genome shotgun sequence DNA window includes the following coding sequences:
- the LOC143773257 gene encoding vitelline membrane outer layer protein 1 homolog: MLPVLFLVTLQNFVAAQPVITVPNGEKQGDWGPMEVCDEGTTARGFQLKVERGQGRLVDDTALNGISLLCTKPSSRKVVKIIHSTVGGFGSWGPVYWCNSEYFSNFSLRVESKASRDSTAANNIKFTCSDGSIKEGNGKNWGSYGPWSSDCEQGINGIQTRVQPNQGFWKDDLSLTDVKFECRGN; encoded by the exons ATGTTGCCTGTCCTTTTCTTGGTGACTTTACAGAACTTTGTGGCAGCTCAACCTGTCATAACTGTCCCGAATGGAGAAAAGCAGGGTGACTGGGGCCCCATGGAGGTTTGTGATGAAGGAACGACAGCACGAGGCTTTCAGCTCAAA GTGGAGCGTGGACAAGGACGTCTGGTTGATGATACGGCTCTGAATGGAATCTCTCTACTGTGCACAAAACCTTCATCGAGGAAAGTGGTGAAGATCATTCACTCCACTGTAGGAGG ATTTGGCTCTTGGGGACCTGTTTATTGGTGCAACTCAGAATATTTCTCAAACTTCAGCCTGAGAGTTGAGTCTAAAGCTTCTCGGGATAGCACAGCTGCCAACAACATCAAGTTCACATGCTCCGATGGCTCCATAAAAGAGGGAAATGGAAAAAACTGGGGATCATATGGACCGTGGAGCTCCGATTGTGAGCAAGGAATAAATGGAATCCAAACCAGAGTGCAGCCAAATCAAGGGTTTTGGAAAGATGACCTCAGTCTAACTGATGTCAAATTTGAGTGTCGTGGTAATTAA